The Chryseobacterium sp. G0186 genome includes the window TATGCCATATTTTTGATATAACTGTATAAAACTACTATCTTCCTTTTTGTATTGCCAATAAGGAGCTACCAAAGGAATCAATTTATAGAGACTCTTTTTTTTTCCAAAATTCTTATGATATTGATCAGCAAGCTTGATATAGGTTTCAAATTCTTGAATTCGATCATTGTTTTTTGGAGGATATTTTCTGAATAATTTTTTGTATTGCTTAATAACAGTTAAATTGTCTTTTTGGAAACGGTATATACTGTCAATTTCGTTCACTTTATTGTAGTAGGCAATGTAATTTAAATTTCTGTTTTTACAGGAAGAAAAAAGGAAAAAACTAATAATTAAAGTAAATGAAAAGCAATCTGTAATATGTTTTTTCATAAATTTTGAATATTGATATGATGGATAAGGCTTGGAATGATTGCTATACTAATGAAAAAAAAATAGAGGGATAACCCCTCTATAATTGTGGATATTAGCCTATAAAAAGAGTAGATAGACGTACACCACCTTTCCAGGTCTCCTTATCATAACAATTAGAACCACAATCTGTTGATATATAACTGTAGCCTTCTCCAGCACCTTGAACAGATTTCAAATCATTTCTGTTGATTTTTTTGTTTTCTAAAGAAGAGAAATCTCTCTTCATTCCAATTAATTTTTTCATTTTGATATTTTTTTAATTTAATAAGATCTTTGTCATACAATCCCTGACATTGGGTGTGTAATTCTTACGTTTATCCTTTACTGTACACATACAATTTAAAATGAAGAATTATTTTCATCAACGTTGATATGGGTCAAAACTAGAAATAATTTTATCACAATTATGTGATAAAATTTGTAGATTATATGTATGTTTTAGTGTGATTTTCTATAGGATATCCCTTGATATGTACATATTTCGTTAGAAGAAATATGAGGATAATTTAATTGAAAATAGTAAACGGCTAAAAAAGGGTAATTAATTGTATGATTCTTTGAAAGTAAATCAATAGTAAGTGAGAAAGGAAACTTTATTATTTTCTATTGTACACAATAATGGAATTGGGGTAATGTGTATCAGAGATGAATGATT containing:
- a CDS encoding TIGR04139 family peptide modification target codes for the protein MKKLIGMKRDFSSLENKKINRNDLKSVQGAGEGYSYISTDCGSNCYDKETWKGGVRLSTLFIG